From Nitrosopumilus zosterae, the proteins below share one genomic window:
- a CDS encoding RNA polymerase Rpb4, giving the protein MEEVQKKQAISLSEVKEILGKVDPEEMDQIQRWTYDYVSKFASIEPKDAKEMKKQLIKECELTEDEAVEIVNIRPTSLAELRSFTFGWKKLILAETLEKMLKIIKGQ; this is encoded by the coding sequence ATGGAAGAAGTACAAAAGAAACAAGCAATTTCTCTTTCAGAAGTTAAAGAAATCTTAGGTAAAGTTGATCCTGAGGAAATGGATCAAATTCAAAGATGGACTTATGATTATGTTTCAAAGTTTGCATCAATAGAACCAAAGGATGCCAAAGAAATGAAAAAACAACTCATTAAAGAATGTGAGTTAACAGAAGACGAGGCTGTTGAAATTGTTAACATTAGACCCACAAGTTTAGCTGAACTACGTTCGTTCACATTTGGTTGGAAAAAACTAATTCTTGCTGAAACTCTAGAAAAGATGCTCAAGATAATCAAGGGGCAATAG
- the rlmN gene encoding 23S rRNA (adenine(2503)-C(2))-methyltransferase RlmN, giving the protein MTDLYRLLPEEMEQLVIDMGYPRYRADQILLPLYYKFPKDINDIPQLPKKLREELTEAGYTIGSAKEIHRIVSSDGETTKLLLNLTDNNSVETVLMQYPSSKIGGHPRSTICVSTQIGCAMGCVFCATGQMGFKTNLTAEHIVSQVIHFAEILEKRGEHVTNLVFMGMGEPMANYDEMIRAIRILTHDRGFGLGQRHITISTIGIVSGIDKLAEENLQIGLAISLHSPNNALRKELVPTAGPNSVKDIIEAGRRYFKKTGRRVTFEYALMDGINDSPEIATELASLLKGNGSHVNLIPINPTAGDFKRPSKQRVLEFERILSNAGVNCTVRVEKGTEISAACGQLRTDIIG; this is encoded by the coding sequence ATGACCGATCTTTATCGATTACTTCCAGAAGAGATGGAACAGCTAGTCATTGACATGGGTTATCCTAGATACCGTGCAGATCAAATCTTACTTCCATTGTATTATAAATTTCCAAAAGACATTAACGACATACCACAACTCCCAAAAAAATTAAGAGAAGAATTGACAGAAGCTGGATACACAATTGGTTCTGCAAAAGAGATTCATCGAATTGTTAGCAGTGATGGTGAGACAACCAAACTCTTACTCAATTTGACTGACAATAATTCTGTAGAAACAGTTTTGATGCAATACCCTTCATCTAAAATTGGCGGTCATCCAAGATCAACCATTTGTGTTTCTACTCAAATTGGTTGTGCAATGGGGTGTGTGTTTTGTGCAACAGGGCAGATGGGTTTCAAAACAAATCTTACTGCAGAACATATTGTATCACAAGTAATTCATTTTGCAGAAATTTTGGAGAAACGCGGTGAACATGTGACAAATTTGGTGTTTATGGGAATGGGTGAACCAATGGCAAACTATGATGAGATGATCAGAGCCATACGAATTTTAACTCATGATAGAGGTTTTGGATTGGGTCAAAGACACATCACGATTTCTACAATAGGTATTGTCTCTGGAATCGATAAACTCGCTGAAGAAAATCTACAGATTGGTCTTGCCATATCACTTCATTCACCAAATAATGCATTACGAAAAGAACTTGTTCCAACTGCTGGACCAAATTCTGTCAAAGATATCATTGAGGCAGGAAGACGATATTTTAAAAAAACTGGAAGACGTGTTACATTTGAGTATGCTTTGATGGATGGAATTAATGACTCTCCTGAAATTGCAACAGAACTAGCTAGTCTTTTGAAAGGTAATGGTTCTCATGTCAATCTAATCCCAATCAATCCAACAGCTGGAGATTTTAAACGACCATCAAAACAGCGAGTACTTGAATTTGAACGAATTTTATCTAATGCTGGTGTAAATTGTACTGTGCGGGTGGAAAAAGGAACTGAGATCTCAGCTGCTTGTGGGCAACTCCGAACCGATATTATTGGCTAA
- a CDS encoding metal-dependent transcriptional regulator, translating to MSDKKEKRLNSIKKAHSQKNSFTTRMEDYLEVISELVELKGYASPTDISNYMDVRPPSVTKMLRRLDADGYLEYTKYRGLKLTLKGMNIANDIRQKHSDLLDFFEIIGVDGSIANKDVEGIEHHINPKTMKQLRKFTTFLKSNPDLLYSFNRARF from the coding sequence CTGTCTGACAAGAAAGAAAAGAGATTAAACTCTATAAAAAAAGCTCATAGCCAAAAGAATTCATTTACTACCCGGATGGAGGATTATCTTGAAGTAATATCTGAGCTAGTAGAACTCAAAGGATATGCTTCCCCTACAGACATCTCAAATTACATGGATGTACGGCCTCCCAGCGTAACCAAAATGTTGCGTCGTTTAGATGCTGATGGTTATTTAGAATATACAAAATACCGTGGATTGAAATTAACTCTTAAAGGAATGAACATTGCAAATGACATACGCCAAAAACATAGTGACTTGTTGGATTTTTTTGAGATTATTGGCGTTGATGGTTCTATAGCCAACAAAGACGTTGAGGGGATCGAACATCACATAAACCCAAAAACAATGAAACAGTTAAGAAAATTTACTACCTTTCTTAAATCCAATCCTGATCTACTTTATTCATTTAACAGAGCACGTTTTTAG
- a CDS encoding ZIP family metal transporter — protein MELDEKKSHAKVIASGIIPFAFIILMMAYIFGPGSDLLDLGIPLPEITIEKVDFVDSEIQATVRNTGPIPVEVAMADVNDRIQPAAVEPDRFLERYEVVLVRIPFEWNEAEPYIIGITVEDGTRFEKKIDAAAPALEPTVELAVFFAIIGTYVGIIPVMIGLLWLPFIKKIKKSKYHFFLALTAGLLLFLGIDSIEEAIQVSDESLADSFNGTLLVATITVLSFLGLYYTGEKLVKRSETSRLTKPVAIALMIAIGIGLHNFGEGLAIGAAVGLGSIAFSTFLIVGFALHNTTEGIAIASPMSREKTVIWKLAAMGMIAGSPAIFGAWVGGFVYSPFSSVIFLSIGAGAIFQVIITILKWIRVEGDKNLSSAAVASGFAIGMLIMYATSILV, from the coding sequence ATGGAACTTGATGAGAAAAAATCACATGCAAAAGTAATAGCCAGCGGGATTATCCCGTTTGCTTTTATCATCTTGATGATGGCATACATTTTTGGTCCAGGCTCAGATTTGCTTGATTTGGGGATTCCTTTGCCTGAAATTACCATTGAAAAAGTGGATTTTGTTGACTCTGAAATTCAAGCAACTGTGCGGAATACTGGTCCAATTCCAGTTGAAGTTGCCATGGCTGATGTAAATGACAGGATCCAACCTGCAGCTGTAGAGCCAGACAGATTCTTGGAACGATATGAAGTAGTGTTAGTTAGAATTCCTTTTGAATGGAATGAGGCAGAACCATATATCATTGGGATTACAGTGGAGGATGGAACTAGGTTTGAAAAAAAGATAGACGCTGCTGCTCCTGCTTTAGAACCGACTGTTGAACTCGCAGTGTTTTTTGCAATAATTGGAACTTATGTTGGAATTATTCCTGTAATGATTGGTTTGTTGTGGCTTCCATTTATAAAAAAAATTAAGAAGAGCAAATATCATTTCTTTTTGGCATTGACTGCGGGACTGTTGTTGTTTTTGGGAATTGATTCTATTGAAGAAGCAATACAGGTATCTGATGAAAGCCTTGCAGACAGTTTTAATGGCACATTGCTTGTTGCCACAATTACTGTTCTTTCATTTCTTGGGTTATACTATACAGGTGAAAAGTTGGTAAAAAGATCTGAAACCTCTAGACTTACAAAACCCGTAGCGATTGCATTGATGATTGCAATAGGAATTGGGTTGCACAACTTTGGAGAGGGGTTGGCCATTGGGGCTGCCGTAGGTCTTGGGTCTATTGCGTTTAGTACATTTTTGATAGTAGGGTTTGCATTGCACAACACTACCGAAGGAATTGCAATTGCCTCACCAATGTCTAGGGAGAAAACGGTAATCTGGAAACTTGCAGCTATGGGGATGATTGCAGGATCTCCTGCAATTTTTGGTGCATGGGTTGGAGGTTTCGTGTATTCTCCATTTTCCTCGGTGATATTTCTTTCAATAGGGGCAGGCGCAATATTTCAAGTAATTATAACAATCTTGAAATGGATAAGAGTAGAGGGCGACAAGAATCTCTCAAGTGCTGCAGTGGCATCAGGCTTTGCTATAGGAATGCTGATAATGTATGCTACTAGTATTCTTGTTTGA
- a CDS encoding HemK2/MTQ2 family protein methyltransferase encodes MQTKFLKNEEYPPSEDTFFIVKNIENEKGNFALDVGSGSGYLTKLLSENFTFVVGTDINFNVLKDQTYKTKNIVCCSGSDALKIKFDFIVCNLPYLATDEILDVATDGGTDGFEIPKKIFDSVINNIAENGKFVFVTSSLSDYQKLIHYAQKLGLQTRIVAKKKLFFEELILVEASN; translated from the coding sequence TTGCAAACCAAATTCTTGAAAAATGAAGAATATCCTCCTTCTGAGGATACTTTTTTCATCGTAAAAAATATTGAAAATGAAAAAGGAAATTTTGCTTTGGATGTGGGAAGCGGTTCTGGATATCTGACAAAATTGCTTTCTGAGAATTTTACCTTTGTAGTTGGGACTGACATTAATTTCAACGTCTTAAAAGATCAAACTTACAAAACAAAAAACATTGTCTGTTGTAGCGGTTCTGATGCATTAAAAATCAAATTTGATTTTATTGTATGCAATCTGCCCTATCTTGCAACTGATGAAATCTTGGATGTTGCAACGGATGGTGGCACAGATGGGTTTGAGATTCCTAAAAAAATATTCGACTCTGTAATTAACAATATTGCAGAAAATGGAAAGTTTGTCTTTGTAACTTCTTCATTGTCTGACTATCAAAAATTAATTCATTATGCCCAAAAGTTAGGCCTGCAAACCCGTATTGTGGCAAAAAAGAAACTTTTCTTTGAGGAATTGATTCTAGTAGAGGCTTCTAACTGA
- a CDS encoding metallophosphoesterase family protein — translation MKIVQISDLHVGSQFLQDKFDTLVAEVNELNPEVIVITGDLTNEGLMKEYAQCKSMLEKFNTKKIIAISGNHDYRNTGYLLFKKFFPFESVNELNDDVVLVTVGTARPDRNEGEVGYRQNLWLERTMKKYKDKVKIVAMHHHLIAIPDTGSDQLTVVDAGDVLRTVLDTHVDIVLCGHKHRPWAWNFRTLTVVNAGTATSERVRGFFENTYNILTISDKKVQVDLKIVGGKRLPIDEIVNNYSQFADE, via the coding sequence ATGAAAATAGTTCAAATCTCTGATCTGCATGTGGGCTCTCAATTTTTACAGGACAAATTTGACACTCTAGTTGCAGAAGTCAATGAATTAAATCCTGAAGTGATTGTAATTACTGGTGATCTGACAAATGAAGGCTTGATGAAAGAATATGCGCAATGCAAATCAATGCTGGAAAAGTTTAACACAAAAAAAATTATTGCAATTAGTGGAAACCATGATTATCGAAACACCGGTTATCTGTTATTCAAAAAATTCTTTCCGTTTGAATCTGTAAATGAATTGAATGATGATGTTGTTCTAGTTACAGTTGGAACCGCTAGGCCTGACAGAAATGAAGGTGAAGTAGGTTACAGACAAAATTTATGGTTGGAGAGAACTATGAAAAAATACAAAGATAAAGTAAAGATTGTTGCAATGCATCATCATTTGATTGCAATTCCTGACACTGGTTCTGATCAACTTACTGTTGTTGATGCAGGTGATGTGCTGCGAACTGTTTTGGATACCCATGTTGACATAGTGCTGTGTGGACACAAGCATAGACCTTGGGCTTGGAATTTTAGAACTCTTACTGTCGTTAATGCTGGAACCGCTACATCTGAGCGTGTACGTGGTTTCTTTGAAAATACTTACAACATTCTAACAATCTCTGATAAAAAAGTCCAGGTGGATCTCAAAATAGTAGGCGGAAAAAGACTGCCAATTGATGAAATAGTGAATAACTATAGCCAATTTGCCGACGAGTGA
- the radA gene encoding DNA repair and recombination protein RadA: MVEDLRLDSLEGVGPVTTRKLSDAGVHNVMDLIVRGPVEIAEITGMEKDTAEKIVNKARQHLVDGGLIAKHFVSATEIYKHRQSIGKITTGTNCLDTLFDGGIETQALTEVYGEFGCGKTQFAHTMSVMVQKTKEEGGLEGSVLYIDTENTFRPERIVSIAKAHDMDPEKVLDNIIVARAYNSAHQVLILEEAGPIIEENNVKLIVADSAVGLFRAEYLGRGTLSVRQQKLNHFVHLLSRIAETYNCAAIATNQVMASPDVFFGDPTRPIGGNVVAHTSTYRIYFKKSGKKRIARMVDSPHHPEEEVIFALGEAGVIDPEDADKKTKKTTKKTTKPAKETAEVDATETAEVDATETAEVDNIVKSTADNESEDSEPIEE, encoded by the coding sequence TCAGAGGTCCTGTAGAAATTGCAGAAATAACTGGAATGGAAAAGGACACTGCTGAAAAAATTGTCAATAAAGCCAGACAACATTTAGTTGATGGAGGATTAATTGCCAAACATTTTGTTAGTGCAACTGAAATTTACAAACACCGACAAAGTATTGGTAAAATTACAACTGGTACAAATTGTCTTGATACACTATTTGATGGTGGTATTGAGACTCAGGCCCTTACAGAAGTTTATGGTGAATTTGGATGTGGTAAAACACAGTTTGCTCATACAATGTCTGTAATGGTTCAAAAAACCAAAGAAGAAGGTGGTCTTGAAGGTAGTGTATTATACATTGATACTGAAAACACTTTCAGACCTGAAAGAATTGTATCTATTGCCAAAGCTCATGACATGGATCCGGAAAAAGTTCTAGATAACATCATAGTTGCTCGTGCATACAACAGTGCACATCAGGTGTTAATTCTAGAGGAAGCTGGCCCTATAATTGAAGAAAACAATGTTAAACTAATTGTTGCAGATTCTGCAGTTGGACTATTCCGTGCTGAATATCTTGGAAGAGGAACATTGTCTGTTAGACAGCAAAAACTAAATCATTTTGTTCATTTGCTATCTAGAATTGCAGAAACATACAACTGTGCTGCAATTGCAACCAACCAAGTTATGGCATCACCTGATGTCTTTTTTGGAGATCCAACAAGACCAATTGGTGGAAATGTAGTTGCACATACCAGTACATACAGAATCTACTTTAAGAAATCAGGCAAGAAACGAATTGCCAGAATGGTAGATAGTCCTCACCATCCTGAAGAGGAAGTAATCTTTGCTCTAGGTGAAGCAGGTGTAATTGATCCTGAAGACGCCGATAAAAAGACAAAAAAGACTACCAAAAAAACAACTAAACCTGCAAAAGAAACAGCTGAAGTAGATGCTACAGAAACAGCTGAAGTAGATGCTACAGAAACAGCTGAAGTAGATAACATTGTGAAATCTACAGCAGATAATGAATCAGAAGATTCAGAACCAATTGAAGAGTAA
- a CDS encoding SirB1 family protein, which produces MEERFDPLVAEWFAFVKNPNFNLVEKCLKFAQILEYPELNVDEYIEKINRIGMSLKESINDVKNPTYLISMLNEHLFENLGFSGDDDDYYNPKNNFLNEVIDKKSGIPITLSILYAEVAKFVGLDLKIVGFPGHVLVKYNEEMILDPFYDGRLVDVDDLQEILDVNFGGELEFQPEYLDEVKPEQILVRMTRNLKNSYVQSFVYDKALRCVNMVLAIEPESAEDIRDKGILEERLLNPDTALKYLNKYLEINPNAEDVDFVLELIRSIKSKN; this is translated from the coding sequence TTGGAAGAAAGATTTGATCCATTAGTTGCAGAATGGTTTGCATTTGTAAAAAATCCAAATTTTAACTTGGTAGAAAAATGTCTAAAATTTGCACAGATTCTAGAATACCCCGAACTAAATGTAGACGAATACATTGAGAAGATCAACCGCATTGGCATGTCTCTAAAAGAATCAATTAATGATGTGAAGAACCCTACATACTTGATTTCGATGTTAAATGAGCATCTCTTTGAAAATTTAGGATTTAGTGGAGATGATGATGATTACTATAACCCAAAAAATAATTTTCTAAATGAAGTGATAGATAAAAAATCAGGAATTCCAATAACACTATCAATTCTTTATGCCGAAGTTGCAAAGTTTGTAGGGTTGGATCTTAAGATAGTTGGTTTTCCGGGACATGTATTGGTAAAATACAACGAGGAGATGATTCTAGATCCATTCTATGACGGTCGCCTTGTAGACGTAGATGACTTGCAAGAAATATTGGATGTAAACTTTGGAGGGGAATTAGAATTTCAACCGGAATACCTGGACGAGGTAAAACCAGAACAGATTCTTGTTAGAATGACTCGTAATTTAAAAAATTCATATGTTCAATCGTTTGTTTACGACAAGGCGTTGCGATGTGTCAACATGGTATTAGCAATTGAACCGGAATCGGCAGAAGACATTAGAGATAAAGGGATTTTGGAGGAAAGATTACTTAACCCGGATACTGCATTGAAATATTTGAACAAATATTTAGAAATCAATCCAAATGCAGAAGATGTAGATTTTGTTTTGGAATTAATTAGAAGTATAAAATCAAAAAATTAA
- a CDS encoding cupredoxin domain-containing protein has protein sequence MLKSNDKILIIVALVGGMIALAVIIGFIGQGNVRHVTIFWQEKVEHTVVFEDIDGKAQIRGIKGVAGDINPTLLSRTSFAYVLTVINNGTTNHRLYIEGFNVQTDLLKPGQQDTITIYPDKEGEYLYYDKRQDLIPLGKIKIVTVVASDEFQGI, from the coding sequence ATGTTGAAGTCAAATGATAAAATTTTGATTATCGTGGCTCTAGTAGGAGGAATGATTGCACTGGCAGTAATTATAGGTTTTATCGGACAAGGAAATGTAAGGCACGTGACAATCTTCTGGCAAGAAAAAGTGGAACATACTGTAGTTTTTGAAGACATTGATGGAAAGGCACAGATCAGAGGAATAAAAGGAGTCGCAGGAGACATCAATCCCACATTACTGTCACGTACATCATTTGCATACGTACTAACTGTGATTAATAACGGTACAACAAATCACAGGCTTTACATTGAAGGATTTAATGTTCAGACTGATCTTCTGAAACCAGGACAACAAGATACAATCACAATCTATCCCGACAAAGAAGGAGAGTACCTATACTATGACAAGAGACAGGATCTAATCCCATTAGGAAAGATCAAAATCGTTACCGTGGTTGCAAGTGATGAATTTCAAGGGATTTGA
- a CDS encoding methyltransferase domain-containing protein, which produces MLEHTPEFLRCVGCGSKLELDTLQMKKEIEEGILKCKKCVLAFPIIEKIPILWNDFPKYLSHRKVLGGQLYQLSKTEKMKSFLKSSLSKTVHVDDRTAIDERWSKIYQNSMHSKFYSLIIRHLDSLPKPNLVLEHGCSIGIVTSSLADSSNTVFGIDRSFSALRFAKKTFKHNLDYVVADSLSPVFGKLQFDMVIALNLLELVEPLELLKHVSKQITFGYFVISDPYDFDRGVNSVKKSLDEFTLRANLEKFGFKIHANTKNPSYLPWNLKLNSRAILNYKVDLVIGKK; this is translated from the coding sequence ATGCTAGAACACACTCCTGAATTTTTAAGATGTGTAGGATGTGGTTCTAAACTTGAACTCGATACCTTGCAAATGAAAAAAGAAATTGAAGAAGGAATTTTAAAATGCAAGAAATGTGTTCTGGCATTCCCAATTATTGAGAAAATTCCTATCTTGTGGAATGATTTTCCCAAATACCTTTCTCATCGTAAAGTCCTGGGCGGCCAACTCTATCAATTGTCAAAAACTGAAAAAATGAAAAGTTTTCTGAAATCGTCTTTATCCAAAACTGTTCATGTTGATGATAGGACTGCAATAGATGAGAGATGGTCGAAAATTTACCAAAATAGCATGCATTCAAAATTCTACTCTTTGATCATACGTCATCTTGATTCTCTGCCAAAACCAAATCTAGTGTTGGAGCATGGGTGCTCAATCGGGATTGTGACTTCGTCACTGGCTGATTCAAGCAATACTGTGTTTGGAATAGATAGATCCTTTAGCGCACTAAGGTTTGCAAAAAAAACTTTCAAACATAACCTTGATTATGTTGTTGCCGATTCTTTGTCTCCTGTATTTGGAAAATTACAATTTGATATGGTGATTGCGCTAAACCTTTTGGAATTGGTGGAGCCTTTAGAATTATTAAAGCACGTATCAAAACAAATCACTTTTGGATATTTTGTAATCTCTGATCCATATGATTTTGACAGGGGCGTCAACTCTGTTAAAAAATCCCTTGATGAATTCACACTACGTGCAAATTTGGAAAAATTCGGGTTCAAAATTCATGCAAACACAAAAAATCCTTCCTACCTTCCATGGAATTTAAAACTCAATTCACGTGCTATCTTAAACTATAAGGTAGATTTGGTAATTGGCAAAAAATGA
- a CDS encoding ribosomal RNA small subunit methyltransferase A — MIKRKRFGQHFLNSSSIAKSIVSEAKITKNDTVFELGTGLGILTPLLCEKANKVISMDVDKQLIEDAKSDFSKIHNLILKSGDGFKNNAPFTIFVSNLPYSKSKEAIEWLAESSFSHGVIMVQKEFAEKLLAKSSKKRKAISVIADHAFEISILSNVSKNNFSPPPKVDSVILKIVKKNIMKKDLIQTINKIFSYRRKTVKNILKQFNKETVIDKRVDDLSGDEIINLANQILEK; from the coding sequence ATGATAAAACGTAAACGGTTCGGACAACACTTCCTAAACTCTAGTTCAATAGCCAAATCCATTGTTTCTGAGGCTAAAATCACAAAAAATGATACCGTTTTTGAGTTGGGAACTGGATTGGGCATCTTGACTCCTCTTCTATGTGAGAAAGCAAACAAGGTTATCTCCATGGATGTGGACAAGCAACTGATTGAGGATGCAAAATCTGATTTTTCTAAAATTCATAATTTAATTCTGAAATCTGGTGATGGTTTTAAGAACAACGCCCCTTTCACCATTTTTGTGTCCAATCTTCCGTATTCTAAGAGTAAAGAAGCAATTGAATGGCTTGCGGAATCTTCGTTCTCACATGGTGTGATAATGGTTCAAAAGGAATTTGCAGAGAAATTGCTTGCAAAATCATCAAAAAAACGCAAAGCAATAAGTGTAATTGCTGATCATGCATTTGAAATCAGTATTCTTTCCAATGTAAGTAAGAATAACTTTTCCCCGCCTCCCAAAGTTGATTCAGTAATTCTGAAAATAGTGAAAAAAAATATCATGAAAAAAGATCTAATTCAAACAATAAATAAAATTTTTTCATACAGGAGGAAAACTGTTAAGAATATTTTAAAACAATTCAATAAAGAAACTGTAATAGATAAAAGAGTGGATGATCTTTCTGGGGATGAAATAATTAACCTTGCAAACCAAATTCTTGAAAAATGA
- a CDS encoding DUF655 domain-containing protein translates to MYRAQSPPRKYEEHAYVLDFNPRGKSSTVRGREGIIVTAIGEDRLTLLEILGIPNSVFEIGEKIYIGKDGRTKVLSVLGKMDYDKISSSAQSELPAVVEKIVTNNESKFVEYLNKAQPLTPRIHALELIPGIGKTYMKTMLEEREKKKFESYDDLQERVGLKEPVKHISQRIMDEITGESRMNLFVKR, encoded by the coding sequence TTGTATAGGGCACAATCCCCACCTAGGAAATATGAAGAGCATGCTTATGTTCTGGATTTCAATCCTCGGGGAAAATCATCGACAGTTAGAGGACGAGAAGGAATTATTGTTACTGCAATTGGGGAAGATCGTCTTACTCTTTTAGAAATTCTTGGAATTCCAAACTCTGTTTTTGAAATTGGTGAGAAAATCTATATCGGAAAAGACGGCCGAACCAAGGTTCTATCTGTTTTAGGAAAAATGGATTATGACAAAATTTCATCATCTGCACAAAGTGAGTTACCTGCTGTTGTCGAAAAAATTGTAACTAATAATGAATCCAAATTTGTAGAGTATCTGAACAAAGCACAACCATTAACACCTCGAATTCACGCTCTTGAATTAATTCCTGGAATTGGCAAGACCTACATGAAAACAATGTTGGAAGAACGGGAAAAGAAAAAATTTGAAAGTTATGATGATTTACAAGAAAGAGTTGGGCTCAAAGAACCAGTTAAGCATATTTCACAGCGAATCATGGATGAAATCACTGGTGAAAGCAGAATGAATCTCTTTGTCAAGAGATGA
- a CDS encoding 50S ribosomal protein L21, whose protein sequence is MATKKSHGRSHGFKHKSRSVMKKVSPRGVSFLLREYQEGQQALVIIDPRQHKGLPHRRYHGKVGVITNVGRRAITLDVKLGEKSKTLITRLDHIKPFGV, encoded by the coding sequence ATGGCAACTAAGAAATCTCATGGTCGTTCACACGGATTTAAGCACAAATCTAGATCCGTCATGAAGAAAGTATCTCCTAGGGGAGTCTCATTCTTGTTACGTGAATATCAAGAGGGCCAGCAGGCACTTGTCATTATTGATCCTAGACAGCACAAAGGACTGCCACACAGAAGATACCATGGCAAAGTAGGTGTCATTACCAATGTTGGTAGACGTGCAATTACACTTGATGTGAAATTAGGAGAAAAATCGAAAACCTTAATCACTAGATTGGATCACATAAAACCATTCGGTGTATGA
- a CDS encoding isocitrate/isopropylmalate dehydrogenase family protein — protein sequence MSKKAAVMRGDGIGPEVVDSMLKVLKECNIQSEIILCEAGSEQWDKNGRKDKSYIPDETISILEESDACFKGPTTTIPVPGAPRSVAVTLRQKFELYSNIRPTKTFDRLTPDRKLDCVCFREATEGLYTGVEAKITDDAAIAIRKITRQGCDRFLNSAMNWAKQYNMKKMVAITKRNILKETDGIFWSSAQKAVEGTDVELSEIYIDNMAQQMVVAPEQFNGAVLVSTNLFMDIISELASGLVGSIGLIYSANMGDNFAMFEAAHGSAPQFAGQNKVNPTATVLSGAWMAEYLGEREIRDAIFDATYQVINEGKTVTWDIGGNASTTQMTDAIITYAKEKLRK from the coding sequence TTGAGTAAAAAAGCAGCAGTTATGAGAGGAGACGGTATTGGACCTGAAGTAGTAGACTCGATGCTAAAAGTTTTGAAAGAATGCAATATCCAATCAGAGATTATTCTCTGTGAGGCAGGCTCAGAGCAATGGGATAAAAATGGAAGAAAAGACAAATCATACATTCCTGATGAGACCATTAGCATTTTAGAAGAATCCGATGCGTGTTTTAAGGGACCGACTACAACAATCCCAGTTCCAGGAGCCCCAAGAAGTGTTGCTGTCACTCTACGTCAAAAATTCGAATTATATTCCAACATAAGACCAACCAAAACTTTTGACAGACTGACACCGGATAGAAAATTAGACTGTGTTTGTTTTAGGGAAGCAACTGAGGGATTATACACTGGTGTTGAAGCAAAAATAACAGACGATGCGGCAATTGCCATTAGAAAAATTACAAGACAAGGTTGTGATAGATTTTTAAATTCTGCAATGAATTGGGCAAAACAATACAATATGAAAAAAATGGTGGCAATAACCAAAAGAAACATTCTCAAAGAGACAGATGGAATATTTTGGAGTTCAGCTCAAAAAGCCGTTGAAGGAACAGATGTAGAATTATCAGAAATTTACATTGACAATATGGCGCAACAAATGGTAGTAGCTCCTGAGCAGTTTAATGGAGCGGTTCTTGTAAGTACTAATTTGTTCATGGATATTATTTCAGAATTAGCTTCTGGACTGGTAGGATCCATAGGATTGATTTATTCTGCAAATATGGGGGACAATTTTGCAATGTTTGAAGCAGCACATGGAAGCGCGCCTCAATTTGCAGGTCAAAATAAAGTAAATCCCACTGCAACCGTTCTGTCAGGTGCTTGGATGGCAGAATATCTAGGTGAGAGAGAAATTAGAGACGCAATATTTGATGCAACTTATCAAGTGATTAATGAAGGAAAAACAGTTACCTGGGATATTGGAGGAAACGCATCGACTACTCAAATGACAGATGCAATTATCACATACGCAAAAGAAAAACTCAGAAAATAG